The Methanocellales archaeon genome contains a region encoding:
- the hisF gene encoding imidazole glycerol phosphate synthase subunit HisF, which produces MLTKRIIPCLDCDLGVPEGRVVKGIEFQQITYAGIPWKLAAEYGGQGADELVFLDITASNERRETMANVIERTASNVFIPLTVGGGIRSVEDAKRIFNAGADKISVNTAAIKNPRLVNEIAGMFGSQACVVAIDAKRRYLPDEAADEEREIIDTEDGECWFECSFYGGKKFTGVDALKWAQEVEERGAGEILLTSMDRDGTKDGFDIELTKAVCDRVNIPVIASGGCGEPKHMKEVFESTDVSAALAASIFHYKEYTIGEVKQYLEENGISVRL; this is translated from the coding sequence ATGTTAACAAAGCGTATCATTCCATGCTTGGACTGCGACTTGGGCGTTCCTGAGGGCAGAGTGGTTAAAGGTATCGAGTTTCAACAGATTACGTATGCGGGTATTCCATGGAAGCTAGCGGCGGAATATGGGGGGCAGGGGGCGGATGAGCTCGTTTTCCTCGATATCACGGCATCGAATGAACGACGTGAGACAATGGCGAATGTGATCGAGAGAACGGCGAGTAATGTTTTCATACCGCTCACAGTGGGCGGTGGGATTCGCAGCGTGGAAGATGCAAAACGAATTTTCAATGCGGGCGCGGATAAAATCTCGGTGAACACAGCAGCAATCAAGAATCCAAGGCTGGTAAACGAGATTGCAGGAATGTTCGGGAGTCAGGCCTGCGTTGTGGCAATAGATGCTAAAAGGCGCTATCTTCCGGATGAAGCAGCAGATGAAGAGAGAGAAATCATTGACACTGAAGATGGAGAATGCTGGTTTGAATGCTCCTTCTACGGCGGCAAGAAGTTCACTGGCGTTGATGCGCTGAAATGGGCGCAAGAGGTAGAGGAAAGGGGTGCAGGTGAAATACTGCTCACGAGCATGGACCGCGACGGGACAAAAGACGGATTCGACATAGAGTTAACCAAAGCAGTTTGCGACCGCGTGAACATTCCCGTGATAGCATCGGGTGGATGCGGGGAGCCCAAGCACATGAAAGAGGTTTTTGAAAGCACTGATGTGTCTGCTGCGCTCGCAGCCTCCATTTTCCATTATAAAGAATATACGATCGGTGAAGTCAAGCAGTATTTGGAGGAGAATGGGATTTCGGTTCGGTTGTAA
- the hisH gene encoding imidazole glycerol phosphate synthase subunit HisH, with protein MIAIIDYGIGNLFSIYNGLKRVYDKPMIVSSDNTGKLEGADGIIVPGVGAFDDCARNFKPFSPILIEIVESGVPVLGICIGMQLFFDESEEGEEKGLGLIPGKVVRLPKTVRVPHMGWNNLHILKQSKLLDGVIGGDYFYFVHSYYCVPQEEEHIVASVEYGSYLAAIVQKNNIYGVQFHPEKSSKRGLHILENFAEICGGR; from the coding sequence ATGATCGCAATAATTGATTATGGGATAGGGAATCTGTTCAGCATTTACAATGGGTTGAAACGCGTGTACGATAAGCCTATGATCGTTTCGTCCGATAATACAGGAAAGCTGGAAGGAGCAGATGGAATTATCGTGCCTGGTGTTGGCGCATTTGACGATTGTGCACGAAATTTCAAACCGTTTTCCCCTATATTAATTGAGATTGTAGAATCTGGCGTGCCTGTTCTGGGTATATGTATAGGAATGCAATTATTTTTTGACGAGAGTGAAGAAGGTGAAGAGAAGGGATTGGGGCTGATACCCGGCAAAGTGGTTCGGTTACCAAAGACTGTGAGAGTGCCACACATGGGCTGGAACAATCTGCATATCCTAAAGCAGTCCAAACTGCTCGACGGGGTTATCGGGGGGGATTATTTTTACTTCGTGCATTCGTATTATTGCGTACCTCAGGAGGAAGAGCATATTGTAGCATCAGTGGAATATGGCTCATATTTAGCAGCTATTGTGCAAAAAAATAACATCTACGGCGTACAATTTCATCCTGAGAAATCTTCAAAAAGAGGTTTGCACATCTTAGAGAACTTTGCAGAGATTTGTGGAGGAAGATAA